One region of Streptomyces capillispiralis genomic DNA includes:
- the thrB gene encoding homoserine kinase has translation MAGPAFRAAAVRVRVPATSANLGPGFDALGLALGLYDDVVVRVADSGLHIDIAGEGGETLPRDERHLLVRSLRTAFDLLGGQPRGLEIVCANRIPHGRGLGSSSAAICAGIVAARAVTIGAEAKLGDAALLELATEIEGHPDNVAACLLGGFTLSWMEGGSARAIRMEPADSIVPVVFVPGKPVLTETARGLLPRTVPHVDAAANAGRAALLVEALTRRPELLLPATEDRLHQEYRAPAMPESAALVERLRGDGIPAVISGAGPTVMALADADTADKVEALAGNDWAANRLGLDARGASVLPLAT, from the coding sequence ATGGCCGGTCCCGCCTTCCGCGCCGCCGCCGTCCGGGTGCGCGTCCCCGCCACCAGCGCCAACCTCGGCCCGGGCTTCGACGCCCTCGGCCTCGCGCTGGGCCTGTACGACGACGTGGTCGTCCGGGTGGCCGACTCCGGGCTGCACATCGACATCGCCGGCGAGGGCGGCGAGACCCTCCCGCGCGACGAGAGGCATCTGCTCGTACGCTCCCTGCGCACCGCCTTCGACCTGCTCGGCGGACAGCCGCGCGGCCTCGAGATCGTCTGCGCCAACCGCATTCCGCACGGCCGGGGCCTGGGCTCGTCCTCGGCCGCCATCTGCGCCGGGATCGTCGCCGCCCGCGCCGTGACGATAGGGGCCGAGGCCAAGCTCGGCGACGCCGCCCTGCTCGAACTCGCCACCGAGATCGAGGGCCACCCCGACAACGTCGCGGCCTGTCTGCTCGGCGGTTTCACCCTGTCCTGGATGGAGGGCGGCTCGGCCCGCGCCATCAGGATGGAGCCCGCCGATTCCATCGTTCCGGTGGTTTTCGTGCCGGGGAAGCCGGTCCTCACCGAGACCGCGCGCGGACTGCTCCCGCGCACCGTCCCGCACGTCGACGCCGCCGCCAACGCGGGCCGTGCCGCCCTGCTCGTCGAGGCCCTCACCCGGCGCCCCGAGCTGCTGCTGCCCGCCACCGAGGACCGTCTGCACCAGGAGTACCGCGCCCCGGCCATGCCGGAGAGCGCCGCCCTGGTGGAGCGGCTGCGGGGGGACGGGATCCCCGCGGTGATCTCCGGCGCCGGACCCACGGTCATGGCGCTGGCCGACGCCGACACCGCCGACAAGGTCGAAGCACTGGCCGGCAACGACTGGGCCGCCAACCGGCTCGGTCTCGACGCGCGGGGAGCGAGCGTGCTTCCGCTCGCCACCTGA
- the thrC gene encoding threonine synthase, whose translation MTHQWRGIIEEYRDRLPVSDTTPVVTLREGGTPLVPAQVLSERTGCEVHLKVEGANPTGSFKDRGMTMAISKAKEEGAKAVICASTGNTSASAAAYGVRAGMVSAVLVPQGKIALGKMGQALVHGAKILQVDGNFDDCLTLARALSDNYPVALVNSVNPVRIEGQKTAAFEIVDMLGDAPDIHVLPVGNAGNITAYWKGYKEYAADGVSTRTPRMWGFQASGSAPIVRGEVVKDPSTIATAIRIGNPASWDFALAARDESGGAIDEVTDREILRAYRLLASQEGVFVEPASAASVAGLLKAAEQGKVDPGQRIVCTVTGNGLKDPDWAVAGAPQPVTVPVDAATAAERLGLV comes from the coding sequence ATGACCCACCAGTGGCGCGGAATCATCGAGGAGTACCGGGACCGGCTGCCGGTCTCCGACACCACGCCGGTCGTGACGCTCCGTGAGGGCGGCACGCCGCTCGTGCCCGCGCAGGTGCTCTCCGAGCGCACGGGCTGCGAGGTGCACCTCAAGGTCGAGGGCGCGAACCCGACCGGGTCCTTCAAGGACCGCGGCATGACGATGGCCATCTCCAAGGCGAAGGAGGAGGGGGCCAAGGCAGTCATCTGCGCCTCCACCGGCAACACCTCCGCCTCCGCCGCCGCGTACGGGGTGCGCGCCGGGATGGTGTCCGCCGTGCTGGTGCCGCAGGGCAAGATCGCGCTCGGCAAGATGGGCCAGGCGCTGGTCCACGGCGCGAAGATCCTCCAGGTCGACGGCAACTTCGACGACTGTCTGACGTTGGCCCGCGCGCTGAGCGACAACTACCCGGTGGCGCTGGTCAATTCGGTCAATCCGGTGCGTATCGAGGGGCAGAAGACCGCCGCCTTCGAGATCGTGGACATGCTGGGCGACGCCCCTGACATCCATGTGCTGCCGGTGGGCAACGCGGGCAACATCACCGCGTACTGGAAGGGGTACAAGGAGTACGCCGCCGACGGGGTCAGCACGCGGACGCCGCGCATGTGGGGCTTCCAGGCCTCCGGCAGTGCCCCGATCGTGCGCGGTGAGGTCGTCAAGGACCCGTCGACCATCGCCACCGCCATTCGCATCGGCAACCCCGCCTCCTGGGACTTCGCGCTCGCCGCGCGGGACGAGTCCGGCGGCGCCATCGACGAGGTGACGGACCGTGAGATCCTGCGCGCCTACCGGCTGTTGGCCTCGCAGGAGGGCGTCTTCGTCGAGCCCGCGTCCGCCGCGTCGGTGGCCGGTCTGCTGAAGGCCGCCGAGCAGGGCAAGGTCGACCCGGGGCAGCGGATCGTGTGCACCGTCACCGGCAACGGTCTGAAGGACCCGGACTGGGCCGTCGCCGGAGCGCCGCAGCCGGTCACCGTCCCCGTCGACGCGGCGACCGCCGCCGAGCGGCTGGGTCTGGTCTAG
- a CDS encoding homoserine dehydrogenase: MMRTRPLKVALLGCGVVGSEVARIMTTHADDLAARIGAPVELAGVAVRRPDKVREGIDPALVTTDATALVKRGDLDIVVEVIGGIEPARTLITTAFEHGASVVSANKALLAQDGAALHAAAGEHGKDLYYEAAVAGAIPLIRPLRESLAGDKVNRVLGIVNGTTNFILDKMDTTGAGYQEALDEATALGYAEADPTADVEGFDAAAKAAILAGIAFHTRVRLDDVYREGMSEVTAADFASAKEMGCTIKLLAICERAEDGASVTARVHPAMIPLSHPLASVRGAYNAVFVESDASGQLMFYGPGAGGAPTASAVLGDLVAVGRNRITGTTGPGESAYAALTVSSMGEVVTRYHISLDVADKPGVLAQVATVFAEHGVSIDTVRQQGKDGEASLVVVTHRASDAALGGTVEALRKLDTVRGVASIMRVEGE; the protein is encoded by the coding sequence ATGATGCGTACGCGTCCGCTGAAGGTGGCGCTGCTGGGCTGTGGAGTGGTCGGCTCAGAGGTGGCGCGCATCATGACGACGCACGCCGACGACCTCGCCGCCCGCATCGGGGCACCGGTGGAGCTCGCGGGCGTGGCCGTGCGCCGGCCCGACAAGGTGCGGGAGGGGATCGATCCCGCCCTGGTCACCACCGACGCCACCGCGCTCGTCAAGCGCGGCGACCTCGACATCGTCGTGGAGGTCATCGGCGGCATCGAGCCTGCCCGTACGCTGATCACCACCGCCTTCGAGCACGGCGCCTCCGTCGTCTCCGCCAACAAGGCGCTGCTCGCCCAGGACGGTGCCGCGCTGCACGCCGCCGCCGGTGAGCACGGCAAGGACCTCTACTACGAGGCCGCCGTCGCCGGCGCGATCCCGCTGATCCGCCCGCTGCGCGAGTCGCTCGCCGGCGACAAGGTCAACCGGGTCCTCGGTATCGTCAACGGCACGACGAACTTCATCCTCGACAAGATGGACACCACCGGCGCCGGCTACCAGGAGGCGCTCGACGAGGCCACCGCCCTCGGGTACGCCGAGGCCGACCCGACCGCCGACGTCGAGGGCTTCGACGCCGCCGCCAAGGCCGCCATCCTCGCCGGGATCGCCTTCCACACCCGCGTGCGCCTCGACGACGTCTACCGCGAGGGCATGTCCGAGGTCACCGCCGCCGACTTCGCCTCCGCCAAGGAGATGGGCTGCACCATCAAGCTGCTCGCCATCTGCGAGCGGGCCGAGGACGGGGCGTCGGTCACCGCGCGGGTGCACCCGGCGATGATCCCGCTCAGCCACCCGCTGGCCTCCGTGCGCGGCGCGTACAACGCCGTGTTCGTGGAATCGGACGCCTCCGGGCAGCTGATGTTCTACGGGCCCGGCGCCGGTGGTGCGCCGACCGCCTCCGCCGTGCTCGGCGACCTGGTCGCGGTGGGCCGCAACCGGATCACCGGGACCACCGGACCCGGTGAGTCGGCGTACGCCGCGCTGACCGTCTCGTCGATGGGCGAGGTCGTCACGCGCTACCACATCAGCCTCGACGTGGCCGACAAACCGGGTGTCCTCGCCCAGGTGGCGACCGTGTTCGCGGAGCACGGTGTCTCGATCGACACGGTGCGCCAGCAGGGCAAGGACGGTGAGGCCTCCCTCGTCGTCGTCACCCACCGTGCGTCCGACGCGGCCCTCGGCGGGACCGTCGAGGCGTTGCGCAAGCTCGACACCGTGCGTGGTGTCGCCAGCATCATGCGGGTTGAAGGAGAGTAA
- the lysA gene encoding diaminopimelate decarboxylase has product MSRSAHPAGPRHADVLPEGHYSAPPADLNALDPKVWSETVTRAEDGVLTVGGIDVKRLAEEFGTPAYFLDEADFRARARAWRTAFGDDADVFYAGKAFLSRAVVRWLHEEGLNLDVCSGGELATALSAGMPAERIAFHGNNKSVGEIRRAVEAGVGRIVLDSFQEIVRVAHIARELGKRQRVQIRITVGVEAHTHEFIATAHEDQKFGIPLAGGQAAEAVRRALQLDGLELIGIHSHIGSQIFDMSGFEVAAHRVVGLLKDIRDEHGVELPEIDLGGGLGIAYTSDDDPREPHEIAKALTEIVTRECDAARLATPRISVEPGRAIVGPTAFTLYEVGTIKPLDGLRTYVSVDGGMSDNIRTALYDAEYSVALVSRTSDAEPMLCRVVGKHCESGDIVVRDAFLPGDLAPGDLIAVPATGAYCRSMASNYNHVLRPPVVAVRDGEARVIVRRETEEDLLRLDVG; this is encoded by the coding sequence ATGAGCCGTTCCGCACACCCCGCCGGGCCCCGTCACGCCGACGTCCTTCCCGAGGGGCACTACTCCGCACCGCCCGCTGATCTCAACGCGCTCGACCCCAAGGTGTGGTCCGAGACCGTCACCCGGGCCGAGGACGGTGTGCTCACCGTCGGCGGGATCGACGTCAAGCGGCTCGCCGAGGAGTTCGGCACCCCCGCCTACTTCCTCGACGAGGCCGACTTCCGGGCCCGGGCGCGGGCCTGGCGCACCGCGTTCGGTGACGACGCCGACGTGTTCTACGCCGGCAAGGCGTTCCTGTCCCGTGCCGTCGTGCGGTGGCTGCACGAGGAGGGGCTGAACCTCGACGTGTGCTCGGGCGGCGAGCTGGCGACCGCGCTGTCCGCCGGGATGCCCGCCGAGCGCATCGCCTTCCACGGCAACAACAAGTCCGTGGGCGAGATCCGGCGGGCCGTCGAGGCCGGGGTCGGGCGGATCGTGCTCGACTCGTTCCAGGAGATCGTCCGGGTCGCGCACATCGCGCGGGAGCTCGGCAAGCGGCAGCGGGTGCAGATCCGTATCACCGTCGGCGTCGAGGCGCACACGCACGAGTTCATCGCCACCGCCCACGAGGACCAGAAGTTCGGGATTCCGCTGGCCGGCGGGCAGGCCGCCGAGGCGGTGCGGCGGGCGTTGCAGTTGGACGGGCTGGAGCTCATCGGGATCCACTCCCACATCGGGTCGCAGATCTTCGACATGTCGGGGTTCGAGGTCGCCGCGCACCGGGTGGTCGGGCTGCTCAAGGACATCCGGGACGAGCACGGCGTCGAGCTGCCCGAGATCGACCTCGGCGGCGGGCTCGGCATCGCGTACACCAGCGACGACGACCCCCGTGAGCCGCACGAGATCGCCAAGGCGCTGACCGAGATCGTCACCCGGGAGTGCGACGCCGCGCGGCTCGCCACCCCGCGGATCTCCGTCGAGCCGGGGCGCGCCATCGTCGGCCCGACCGCCTTCACGCTCTACGAGGTCGGCACCATCAAGCCGCTCGACGGGCTCCGGACGTACGTCTCCGTGGACGGCGGGATGTCGGACAACATCCGCACCGCGCTGTACGACGCCGAGTACAGCGTCGCCCTCGTCTCGCGCACCTCGGACGCCGAGCCGATGCTGTGCCGTGTCGTGGGCAAGCACTGCGAGAGCGGGGACATCGTGGTGCGTGACGCCTTCCTGCCGGGGGACCTGGCACCCGGTGACCTCATCGCCGTACCGGCGACCGGGGCGTACTGCCGGTCGATGGCCAGCAACTACAACCACGTCCTGCGGCCGCCGGTCGTCGCCGTCAGGGACGGCGAGGCGCGCGTGATCGTCCGGCGGGAGACCGAGGAGGACCTCCTCCGTCTCGACGTCGGATAG
- the nrtL gene encoding ArgS-related anticodon-binding protein NrtL: MTPVELSRTVLHAVRRAVDEGELAVDVPERVVVAPPGPGGCGDYATNVALQLARPAGRPAPRVAEILRPHLLRSGGITDVVVTGPGFINISLRSGAPVALVEEILRRGAEYGHSDALAGQVLRLHAAREVRAVVHLDVLCRLLRSQGALVRATWEGADEGAAGVAWASGLGVVPSGLPDGPGGCGDIRGDLSVRGRIDIRPVPAPADPLPLGRDAGRWALLYPAPHDRPRIGDEHLVQRESNPLFRVRYAHARTRALLRNAVDVGFAPEPGPEAVDGDAQALLQALADHPRILAGAAAHRAPDRIARHLVTVADAVLPLLPAVLPLGEEKPSAAHRARLALAEAAGTVLAGGLSLLGIDAPDHL; encoded by the coding sequence GTGACCCCCGTCGAGCTCTCCCGCACCGTGCTGCACGCGGTGCGCCGTGCCGTCGACGAGGGGGAGCTGGCCGTGGACGTGCCCGAGCGGGTCGTGGTCGCGCCGCCGGGGCCCGGCGGGTGCGGTGATTACGCCACCAACGTCGCCCTGCAGCTCGCCCGGCCGGCCGGGCGGCCCGCGCCGCGCGTGGCCGAGATCCTGCGGCCGCACCTGCTGCGCAGCGGCGGCATCACCGACGTCGTCGTCACCGGACCCGGGTTCATCAACATCAGCCTGCGCAGCGGCGCGCCCGTCGCCCTCGTGGAGGAGATCCTGCGGCGCGGTGCGGAGTACGGACACTCCGACGCCCTCGCCGGGCAGGTCCTCCGGCTCCACGCGGCCCGTGAGGTCCGGGCCGTCGTCCATCTCGACGTCCTCTGCCGTCTGCTCCGTTCCCAGGGAGCCCTCGTCCGCGCCACGTGGGAGGGTGCCGATGAGGGGGCGGCGGGGGTGGCGTGGGCCAGTGGGCTGGGTGTGGTGCCGAGCGGTCTTCCCGACGGTCCCGGGGGGTGCGGTGACATCCGGGGTGATCTGAGTGTTCGGGGTCGGATCGACATCCGTCCCGTTCCCGCCCCGGCCGACCCGCTGCCGCTGGGCCGGGATGCCGGGCGGTGGGCGTTGCTGTACCCCGCCCCGCACGACCGGCCGCGGATCGGTGACGAGCACCTCGTGCAGCGTGAGAGCAATCCGCTGTTCCGTGTCCGGTACGCGCACGCCCGTACGCGGGCCCTGCTGCGCAACGCCGTCGACGTCGGCTTCGCCCCCGAGCCGGGGCCGGAAGCGGTGGACGGCGACGCTCAAGCGCTGCTGCAGGCCCTCGCCGACCACCCCCGCATCCTCGCGGGTGCCGCCGCCCACCGTGCGCCCGACCGGATCGCCCGGCATCTGGTCACCGTCGCCGACGCCGTGCTGCCCCTGCTTCCTGCCGTGCTGCCCCTCGGTGAGGAGAAACCCTCGGCCGCCCACCGTGCCCGGCTCGCCCTCGCCGAAGCCGCCGGGACGGTGCTGGCCGGTGGCCTGTCCCTGCTCGGCATCGACGCACCCGATCACCTCTGA
- a CDS encoding response regulator, with amino-acid sequence MNPFSGGRASVRSAGCRPCGVEVGKRRTRWPVRTYSRVVPGASVRVLVVDDNKVIRQLIRVNLELEGIEVVTAADGAECLEVVHQVRPDLVTLDVVMPRLDGLRTAARLRADPRTRDLPLVIVSACTQCEVEDGLDVGVDAFLAKPFEPAELVRLVRELIVGRRGGGADRLGRVRGPGDAEPAAGHAGG; translated from the coding sequence ATGAACCCGTTTTCCGGTGGGCGGGCGTCGGTCCGGAGTGCGGGGTGTCGCCCGTGCGGAGTGGAAGTGGGCAAACGCCGGACGCGGTGGCCGGTCCGCACCTACTCTCGAGTTGTGCCAGGCGCGTCGGTCCGGGTTCTTGTTGTGGACGACAACAAGGTCATCCGGCAGTTGATCAGGGTCAACCTCGAGCTGGAGGGCATCGAGGTCGTGACCGCGGCCGATGGTGCCGAGTGTCTGGAAGTCGTCCATCAGGTGCGGCCCGACCTCGTCACCCTCGACGTCGTCATGCCGCGGCTGGACGGGCTCCGGACGGCTGCCCGGCTGCGTGCCGATCCCCGTACCCGTGACCTTCCGCTCGTCATCGTGAGCGCCTGCACCCAGTGCGAGGTGGAGGACGGGCTCGATGTGGGAGTGGACGCCTTCCTCGCCAAGCCCTTCGAGCCGGCGGAGCTCGTCCGGCTCGTGCGGGAGTTGATCGTGGGGCGGCGCGGAGGTGGCGCGGACCGCCTCGGGCGGGTGCGCGGGCCCGGGGACGCCGAGCCGGCCGCCGGGCACGCCGGAGGGTGA
- a CDS encoding DUF6083 domain-containing protein: MGVLEEKPRRLGGGQSRCPRCGLLGDRVATLEHEWVLLEPDMHPLAHTVPADHRWIELSDGRVTVYGVCPPDQFQRCRIEHRLACPAQPLPDLWPWLTTLRGENARRAERQKDPEPPPAPEEWPDAG, from the coding sequence ATGGGGGTCTTAGAGGAGAAGCCGCGGCGGCTGGGTGGTGGGCAGTCCCGCTGCCCGCGATGCGGGCTGTTAGGGGATCGGGTGGCGACACTCGAACACGAATGGGTGCTGCTGGAGCCGGACATGCATCCGCTGGCTCACACGGTGCCGGCGGACCACCGATGGATTGAGCTGTCCGACGGGCGGGTGACGGTCTACGGGGTGTGTCCGCCGGATCAGTTCCAGCGGTGCCGTATCGAGCACCGTCTCGCCTGCCCGGCACAGCCTCTACCGGATCTGTGGCCGTGGTTGACGACCCTGAGAGGGGAGAACGCGCGGCGGGCAGAGCGCCAGAAGGATCCGGAGCCGCCTCCGGCTCCGGAAGAGTGGCCAGACGCTGGCTGA
- a CDS encoding tyrosine-type recombinase/integrase has protein sequence MKSLDVKVWGVRKRNTKKPSYDVRWTVAGNVFSEQFRTKGLADHYRSKLLRAAHAGEEFDTETGLPDSMVEKAASMTWYAFALKYLAMKWPHAAPNTRNGINEALTAVTMALLDERPGQPSEELIRRALRNWAFVLPGPDERELPTEIANTLHWVAKTSRPLSDLGDAAIGRAVLDSLKLKLDGTAAAAETVRRKRRTLVNALHYAVDLGEFKENPITGIRWKKPKVTGEVDPRVVANPTQARSLLTAVSYVGGYGRARGRRLVGLFACMYYGALRPAEAVGLTDADLKLPEASWGTVLLNRTRPSVGKQWTDSGETHDDRGLKNRPAEEVRLVPIPPQLVAILRQHLDMFGTAEDGRLFTNERGGVVGSSTYYRVWQEARALALPPAVVASPLAVRPYDLRHSALSTWLNSGVDPTEVAERAGNSVEVLLSRYAKCIDGRQEIANRKIEELLREYE, from the coding sequence GTGAAGTCTCTCGACGTAAAGGTGTGGGGTGTTCGGAAGAGGAACACCAAGAAGCCGTCCTATGACGTTCGGTGGACCGTTGCCGGGAACGTGTTCTCCGAACAGTTCCGCACCAAGGGGCTTGCGGACCATTACCGTTCCAAGCTGCTTCGCGCCGCTCATGCCGGTGAAGAGTTCGACACAGAGACGGGGCTGCCCGATTCGATGGTCGAAAAGGCGGCCTCGATGACCTGGTACGCCTTCGCTCTGAAGTACCTCGCCATGAAGTGGCCGCACGCGGCGCCGAACACGCGCAACGGGATCAATGAGGCCTTGACCGCCGTGACGATGGCCCTCCTCGACGAGCGTCCGGGGCAGCCGTCCGAGGAACTGATCAGGAGGGCGCTCCGTAACTGGGCCTTCGTCCTTCCCGGACCGGACGAGCGTGAATTGCCGACCGAGATCGCGAACACCTTGCACTGGGTGGCCAAGACGTCGCGTCCGCTCTCGGACCTCGGTGACGCTGCGATCGGCAGGGCCGTCCTGGATTCGCTCAAGCTGAAGCTCGACGGGACGGCGGCAGCCGCGGAGACCGTCCGGCGCAAGCGTCGAACACTCGTCAACGCGCTGCACTATGCAGTGGATCTCGGGGAGTTCAAAGAGAACCCGATCACGGGCATTCGCTGGAAGAAACCGAAGGTGACCGGGGAAGTCGATCCCCGGGTGGTCGCCAATCCCACACAGGCCCGTTCCCTGCTGACTGCGGTCTCGTATGTCGGTGGGTACGGCCGGGCGCGTGGCCGCCGCCTCGTCGGCCTATTCGCCTGCATGTACTACGGCGCCTTGCGTCCGGCTGAGGCCGTCGGCCTCACCGATGCGGACCTGAAGCTGCCCGAGGCCAGCTGGGGAACGGTGCTGCTGAATCGGACGCGTCCCAGCGTCGGGAAGCAGTGGACGGACTCCGGTGAGACCCATGACGATCGGGGCCTCAAGAACCGCCCGGCGGAAGAGGTCCGGCTCGTCCCGATCCCGCCCCAGCTCGTCGCCATCCTCCGGCAGCACCTCGACATGTTCGGTACCGCCGAGGACGGGCGGCTATTCACCAACGAGCGTGGGGGAGTGGTCGGCTCCTCGACGTACTACCGCGTCTGGCAGGAGGCCCGTGCGCTGGCGCTCCCGCCGGCCGTGGTCGCCTCACCGCTCGCGGTTCGCCCGTATGACCTCCGGCACTCGGCGCTGTCGACCTGGCTCAACTCTGGGGTGGACCCGACAGAGGTCGCCGAGCGTGCGGGCAACAGTGTGGAGGTCCTGCTGAGCCGCTACGCCAAGTGCATCGACGGACGACAGGAGATCGCCAACCGCAAGATCGAGGAGTTGTTGCGCGAGTACGAGTGA
- a CDS encoding helix-turn-helix transcriptional regulator — protein sequence MDHRRDELMTVRQVLDELGGVSRRTFYRWRELGQGPAAFKLPNGELRVWRSDFTAWLRQLEAAA from the coding sequence ATGGACCACCGTCGCGACGAGCTGATGACTGTTCGCCAAGTCTTGGATGAGCTGGGCGGTGTTTCTCGCCGGACGTTCTACCGGTGGCGTGAGCTGGGGCAGGGGCCCGCTGCTTTCAAGCTGCCCAATGGGGAGCTCCGGGTGTGGCGGAGTGACTTTACCGCCTGGCTGCGGCAGTTGGAGGCGGCGGCGTGA
- a CDS encoding replication initiator, protein MPALLRQLAGLGGCTHPIRLDGHRTEYAVNTRTGEIGNVLHHLDSSNLPAGHLLVRCNNRRTTRCAACAEVYRRDTFHLITSGLRGGKGVPERVAAHPRVFATFTAPGFGPVHNRPTGPAGSVRRCRCGALHDQDDRALGTPLDPDTYDYEAAVLWNAHAGPLWRRFSIYLRREVAKRAGLTQRAFREYARVSFAKVAEYQKRGAVHFHAVIRIDGPEGGDTPPPAWATAELLTDAIRAAAAAARVDGPVVDGRAHAFAFGRQLDVRTIRSADFDGGQELTERAVAAYIAKYATKGAETATGALDRPLRFLAELAQLDISDHARRLIRTAWTLGARKDLEHLRLRAWAHMLGFRGHFSTKSRRYSTTLGALRDARADWRRAQALSADGAAPDTTLVLAHWVYAGTGLTDAEAWLAESLEPASGTEGEPTWTTVATS, encoded by the coding sequence ATGCCCGCACTCCTGCGCCAGCTCGCCGGCCTCGGAGGCTGCACGCACCCGATCCGCCTCGACGGCCACCGCACCGAGTACGCCGTAAACACCCGCACCGGCGAGATCGGCAACGTCCTCCACCACCTCGACTCCTCCAACCTCCCGGCCGGTCACCTCCTGGTTCGCTGCAACAACCGCCGCACCACCCGGTGCGCGGCCTGCGCCGAGGTGTACCGCCGCGACACCTTTCACCTGATCACCTCCGGGCTGCGCGGCGGCAAGGGCGTCCCCGAACGTGTCGCCGCCCACCCGCGCGTCTTCGCCACCTTCACCGCGCCCGGCTTCGGCCCGGTCCACAACCGCCCCACCGGCCCGGCCGGGTCGGTCCGCCGCTGCCGCTGCGGCGCGCTCCACGACCAGGACGACCGCGCCCTCGGCACCCCGCTCGACCCGGACACCTACGACTACGAAGCGGCCGTCCTCTGGAACGCGCACGCCGGTCCGCTGTGGCGGCGCTTCTCGATCTACCTGCGCCGGGAAGTCGCCAAGCGCGCCGGCCTCACGCAACGGGCCTTCCGCGAGTACGCCCGGGTGTCCTTCGCCAAGGTCGCCGAGTACCAGAAGCGCGGGGCCGTTCACTTCCACGCCGTCATCCGCATCGACGGCCCCGAGGGCGGCGACACCCCACCTCCCGCCTGGGCCACCGCCGAACTGCTCACCGACGCCATCCGGGCCGCCGCTGCCGCCGCCCGCGTGGACGGCCCGGTCGTCGACGGCCGGGCCCATGCCTTCGCCTTCGGCCGTCAGCTCGACGTTCGCACCATCCGCTCGGCCGACTTCGACGGAGGCCAGGAGCTGACCGAGCGGGCCGTCGCCGCGTACATCGCCAAGTACGCCACCAAGGGCGCCGAGACGGCGACGGGAGCTCTGGACCGGCCGCTGAGGTTCCTCGCCGAACTCGCCCAGCTCGACATCAGCGACCACGCCCGCCGGCTGATCCGCACCGCCTGGACCCTTGGCGCCCGTAAGGACCTCGAACACCTCCGCCTGCGGGCCTGGGCCCACATGCTCGGCTTCCGCGGCCACTTCTCCACCAAGTCCCGCCGCTACTCCACCACCCTCGGTGCCCTCCGCGATGCCCGCGCCGACTGGCGCCGCGCACAGGCCCTGTCAGCGGACGGGGCCGCCCCGGACACGACCCTCGTTCTCGCGCACTGGGTTTACGCCGGAACCGGTCTCACCGACGCCGAAGCCTGGCTCGCCGAAAGCCTCGAACCCGCCTCCGGAACGGAAGGAGAACCGACATGGACCACCGTCGCGACGAGCTGA
- a CDS encoding SpdD protein — protein sequence MFLPKYPDSPTPPPAHPHTVADQMPARRPAPQISVSTGAVAAVLVGGVVLTALLAAVAVTAVSVAVAAVVLRSLLRDQHRR from the coding sequence GTGTTCCTGCCCAAGTACCCCGACAGCCCGACGCCGCCGCCCGCGCACCCCCACACCGTGGCCGACCAGATGCCCGCTCGGCGGCCGGCTCCTCAGATCTCCGTCAGCACCGGAGCGGTCGCGGCCGTCCTCGTCGGCGGCGTCGTGCTGACCGCGCTCCTGGCCGCCGTCGCCGTCACGGCCGTCTCCGTGGCCGTCGCCGCCGTGGTCCTGCGCTCGCTGCTGCGCGACCAGCACCGCCGCTGA
- a CDS encoding mobile element transfer protein produces MSANRRFRSVTRIGPVQVGTSYDGRGREKHTAACTAPRCGFSADYDSRAAAELAARTHRCPVR; encoded by the coding sequence ATGAGCGCCAACCGCCGCTTCCGCTCCGTCACTCGCATCGGCCCCGTCCAGGTCGGCACGTCCTACGACGGCCGCGGCCGGGAGAAACACACCGCCGCCTGCACGGCCCCGCGCTGCGGCTTCTCCGCCGACTACGACAGCCGCGCCGCCGCCGAGCTGGCCGCCCGTACCCACCGCTGCCCCGTCCGCTGA